A section of the Saccharopolyspora gregorii genome encodes:
- a CDS encoding APC family permease, whose translation MSGNAPVLNRSLRLHSVVLFGVAYMAPMIVLGTFGVVAEETSGSVPTAYLLAMVAMLFTAHSYGRMAAAFPVAGSAYTYARRTLDSRAGFLVGWVVLLDYFFLPMVIWLLGATYLRAQFPDVPFWLWIVLFIAATTALNVLGIKVADKTNSVLMSFQVLVIAIFVVLSLRHVFTTSGAGALLSAEPFLNPSTTAAGVSAGAALAAYSFLGFDAVTTLTEETVEPRLTMPRAILLITLIGGGIFVVVSWATQLAHPGAAFADPDSAVFEIARTIAGDAVAALLLAGLIVAQFASGLAAQAGAARLLFAMGRDDVLPRRLFGRVHPKFRTPAVNIALTGAIGLIAMFLDVSTSTSFINFGAFVAFTSVNLSVIGLFVRRRKAGEAPSPWTFLLLPAIGALIDLWLLVNLDPAALLLGGCWLVLGVGYLAYRTRLFRDPPPEMQPEDPSPAPAGAS comes from the coding sequence ATGTCCGGAAACGCACCGGTGCTGAACCGGTCGCTGCGACTGCACTCGGTCGTGCTGTTCGGCGTCGCCTACATGGCGCCGATGATCGTGCTCGGCACCTTCGGCGTCGTCGCCGAGGAGACCAGCGGATCGGTGCCGACGGCGTACCTGCTGGCGATGGTGGCGATGCTGTTCACCGCGCACAGCTACGGAAGGATGGCCGCCGCCTTCCCGGTCGCCGGGTCCGCCTACACCTACGCCCGGCGCACGCTCGACTCCCGCGCCGGGTTCCTGGTGGGCTGGGTGGTGCTGCTGGACTACTTCTTCCTGCCGATGGTGATCTGGCTGCTCGGCGCCACCTACCTGCGCGCGCAGTTCCCGGACGTGCCGTTCTGGCTGTGGATCGTGCTGTTCATCGCCGCCACCACCGCGCTGAACGTGCTGGGGATCAAGGTCGCGGACAAGACGAACTCGGTGCTGATGTCGTTCCAGGTGCTGGTGATCGCGATCTTCGTGGTGCTGTCGCTGCGGCACGTGTTCACCACCTCCGGGGCAGGCGCACTGCTGAGCGCGGAACCGTTCCTGAACCCGAGCACCACCGCGGCGGGCGTGTCGGCGGGAGCCGCGCTGGCCGCGTACTCGTTCCTCGGGTTCGACGCCGTCACCACGCTCACCGAGGAGACGGTGGAGCCGCGGCTCACCATGCCGCGCGCGATCCTGCTCATCACGCTGATCGGCGGCGGCATCTTCGTCGTCGTCTCCTGGGCGACGCAGCTGGCGCACCCCGGTGCCGCGTTCGCCGATCCGGACTCCGCGGTGTTCGAGATCGCCCGCACCATCGCGGGGGACGCGGTCGCCGCGCTGCTGCTGGCCGGGTTGATCGTCGCCCAGTTCGCCTCGGGGCTCGCCGCGCAGGCCGGGGCGGCGCGGCTGCTGTTCGCGATGGGCCGGGACGACGTGCTGCCGCGCAGGCTGTTCGGCCGGGTGCACCCGAAGTTCCGGACACCCGCGGTGAACATCGCGCTGACCGGCGCGATCGGGCTGATCGCCATGTTCCTCGACGTGTCCACGTCCACCTCGTTCATCAACTTCGGCGCGTTCGTCGCGTTCACCTCGGTGAACCTGAGCGTGATCGGGCTGTTCGTGCGGCGGCGCAAGGCCGGCGAGGCGCCGTCCCCGTGGACGTTCCTGCTGCTGCCCGCGATCGGCGCGCTGATCGACCTGTGGCTGCTGGTGAACCTGGACCCGGCGGCGCTGCTGCTCGGCGGCTGCTGGCTGGTGCTCGGCGTCGG
- a CDS encoding carbon-nitrogen hydrolase family protein has product MPRPLPLALAQEPPLPATASPDAFTAQVEALLAEHPGTRLVAYPELHLCGVTGPDRDAELADAAEPLHGPRTRRLAELAGDLGVWLAPGTVCERGEGGELFNTALVFSPAGELVSWYRKVFPWRPYEPYDPGDRFVVFDAPGIGRIGFSICYDAWFPEVARHLAWMGAELVLNPVQTTTPDRAQELVLARANAITNQVFVASVNAAAPVGTGDGLLVGPEGQVLAHAEGPAPGALAATVDLDEVRRVRTEGTAGLNRVWDQFTAADSPIALPLYDGRIDPHRWHPAAHD; this is encoded by the coding sequence ATGCCCCGACCACTGCCGCTCGCGCTGGCGCAGGAACCGCCGCTGCCCGCGACCGCGTCCCCCGACGCGTTCACCGCCCAGGTCGAGGCGCTGCTCGCCGAGCACCCCGGGACCCGGCTGGTGGCCTACCCGGAGCTGCACCTGTGCGGCGTCACCGGCCCGGACCGCGACGCGGAGCTCGCCGACGCCGCCGAACCGCTGCACGGCCCCCGCACCCGGCGGCTCGCCGAGCTCGCCGGGGACCTCGGCGTGTGGCTCGCGCCCGGCACCGTCTGCGAACGCGGCGAGGGCGGGGAGCTGTTCAACACGGCGCTGGTGTTCTCGCCCGCGGGCGAACTGGTCTCCTGGTACCGCAAGGTCTTCCCGTGGCGGCCCTACGAGCCCTACGACCCCGGCGACCGGTTCGTCGTGTTCGACGCCCCCGGGATCGGCCGGATCGGGTTCAGCATCTGCTACGACGCCTGGTTCCCCGAAGTGGCGCGGCACCTGGCGTGGATGGGCGCCGAGCTCGTGCTCAACCCGGTGCAGACCACCACCCCGGACCGGGCGCAGGAACTGGTGCTGGCCCGGGCGAACGCCATCACCAACCAGGTCTTCGTGGCGAGCGTCAACGCCGCCGCCCCCGTCGGCACCGGCGACGGCCTGCTCGTCGGCCCGGAAGGGCAGGTGCTCGCGCACGCCGAAGGCCCCGCCCCCGGAGCGCTCGCCGCGACGGTCGACCTGGACGAGGTGCGGCGGGTGCGGACCGAGGGCACCGCGGGCCTCAACCGCGTCTGGGACCAGTTCACCGCCGCCGACTCCCCCATCGCGCTGCCGCTCTACGACGGCCGCATCGACCCGCACCGCTGGCACCCCGCCGCGCACGACTAG
- a CDS encoding FCD domain-containing protein, whose translation MASSDPDETADPGAALISPALSGIRRLSAVDTVRARISLAVDLGLLAPGEWLPGNAAIAAALDVSQITVRRALVALGRDGVLERRPGRGGGTRVVAEPARSAVRETDAYRAAADEVHRLVDQRLVLECGLAHLAARAADADRLAELRELAERMERAADWAEFHRLDEVFHRTVAAATGVPAAAADYEPVLRDLYRYYLPYPVERLRESNREHHELVAALRARDAAAAADVAHRHVTALHRDMFVGLDAR comes from the coding sequence ATGGCGAGTTCTGACCCGGACGAGACCGCGGACCCCGGCGCGGCGCTAATCTCGCCCGCGCTGTCCGGAATCCGCAGGCTGTCCGCCGTGGACACGGTGCGCGCCCGGATCTCCCTCGCCGTCGACCTCGGGCTGCTCGCGCCGGGGGAGTGGCTGCCGGGCAACGCCGCGATCGCCGCCGCCCTCGACGTGTCCCAGATCACGGTGCGGCGGGCGCTGGTCGCGCTGGGCCGGGACGGCGTGCTGGAACGGCGACCGGGCCGGGGCGGTGGTACCCGCGTCGTGGCGGAACCGGCCCGCAGCGCCGTCCGCGAAACCGACGCCTACCGGGCCGCTGCCGACGAGGTCCACCGGCTGGTCGACCAGCGGCTGGTGCTGGAGTGCGGCCTCGCCCACCTGGCGGCGCGCGCCGCCGATGCCGACCGGCTCGCCGAACTCCGGGAACTCGCCGAGCGGATGGAGCGGGCCGCGGACTGGGCGGAGTTCCACCGGCTCGACGAGGTCTTCCACCGCACCGTCGCCGCCGCCACCGGCGTCCCCGCCGCCGCCGCGGACTACGAGCCGGTGCTGCGCGACCTGTACCGCTACTACCTGCCCTACCCGGTGGAGCGGCTGCGCGAGTCGAACCGGGAGCACCACGAGCTCGTCGCCGCCCTGCGCGCCCGCGACGCCGCGGCCGCCGCCGACGTCGCACACCGCCACGTCACCGCGTTGCACCGGGACATGTTCGTCGGCCTGGACGCGCGCTGA
- a CDS encoding SdpI family protein gives MPDAAALALYAVTLVFTGWAMHLIQRLSSRGTLRRNHFVGIRTRATQASDAAWAAGHRAAEPRLLQAARTGYAAGLLTAMSTIAHVQGVLPLPVALVAPNAGLVLLLVFALHGAVLANRAARAADGD, from the coding sequence TTGCCGGACGCCGCAGCACTGGCCCTGTACGCGGTGACGCTCGTGTTCACCGGTTGGGCGATGCACCTGATCCAGCGACTGAGCTCGCGCGGAACGTTGCGCCGCAACCACTTCGTCGGCATCCGGACGCGGGCGACGCAAGCCTCGGACGCCGCGTGGGCGGCGGGGCACCGAGCCGCGGAGCCGCGGCTGCTGCAGGCGGCGCGCACCGGTTACGCCGCCGGACTGCTCACCGCGATGAGCACGATCGCGCACGTCCAGGGCGTTCTCCCGCTGCCGGTGGCGCTGGTGGCGCCGAACGCGGGTCTGGTGCTGCTGCTGGTGTTCGCGCTGCACGGCGCGGTGCTCGCGAACCGGGCCGCACGGGCGGCCGACGGCGACTAG
- a CDS encoding ABC transporter permease: MTSTAPPRTAAPSEQDAERSGRLAREWRAGSMVWRRELLHFLRDRTRVAVSLLPPFLFLYVLGIGLSRLLADGAGGARTAEDYLVFLFPGVLVMAAQAPAISVGASIVWDRQTGFMREMLAAPVFRGTLLLGKCLGGATVATAQSAVVLLTAGLVGVPYDPVLFAVLLAEIAIAALSLTVLAAGVAVAIKRVQTFNTVLSVLITPLVFLSGMMFPISAMPGWMVALTVVNPLTYAVDAMRHAVLGRLGQEHSSVIFSPVEWAGWEVPPPVEIAVVLGFSVLALVAISRRFARTG; the protein is encoded by the coding sequence GTGACCAGCACCGCACCGCCCCGGACCGCAGCACCGTCCGAACAGGACGCCGAACGGAGCGGCCGGCTCGCGCGGGAGTGGCGGGCCGGGAGCATGGTGTGGCGCCGGGAACTGCTGCACTTCCTGCGGGACCGCACCCGGGTCGCGGTGTCGCTGCTGCCGCCGTTCCTGTTCCTGTACGTGCTCGGCATCGGCCTGTCCCGGCTGCTGGCCGACGGGGCGGGCGGGGCGCGGACGGCGGAGGACTACCTGGTGTTCCTGTTCCCCGGTGTGCTGGTGATGGCGGCGCAGGCGCCGGCGATCTCGGTGGGGGCGTCGATCGTGTGGGACCGGCAGACCGGGTTCATGCGGGAGATGCTGGCGGCGCCGGTGTTCCGCGGCACGCTGCTGCTCGGCAAGTGCCTCGGCGGTGCGACGGTGGCGACGGCGCAGAGCGCGGTCGTGCTGCTCACCGCCGGGCTGGTCGGAGTGCCCTACGACCCGGTGCTGTTCGCGGTGCTGCTGGCCGAGATCGCGATCGCCGCGCTGTCGCTGACGGTGCTCGCCGCCGGGGTGGCCGTCGCGATCAAGCGGGTGCAGACGTTCAACACCGTGCTGTCCGTGCTGATCACACCGCTGGTGTTCCTGTCCGGGATGATGTTCCCGATCAGCGCGATGCCCGGGTGGATGGTGGCGTTGACGGTGGTGAACCCGCTGACCTACGCGGTGGACGCGATGCGCCACGCCGTCCTCGGGCGGCTCGGGCAGGAGCACTCCTCGGTGATCTTCTCGCCGGTGGAGTGGGCGGGCTGGGAAGTCCCGCCACCGGTGGAGATCGCCGTGGTGCTCGGGTTCTCGGTGCTGGCGCTGGTCGCCATCAGCCGCCGGTTCGCCCGCACCGGCTGA
- a CDS encoding ABC transporter ATP-binding protein produces the protein MRRLRRGDDHHRPEDAPAIVARDVHKSYRGTHAVRGVDITVARGETFGFLGPNGAGKSTTIAMMCTLALPDAGRIEIAGYDVVRDAHQVRRRLGLVFQESTLDPDLTTAENLGFHADLYAMPRALVAERVDSMLDLVGLRERRADRVATFSGGMRRRLEIARGLLHRPSVLFLDEPTVGLDPQTRAEIWTYLHRIAEQEETTVFLTTHYLDEAERCDRIAIIDAGRIVAQGTPAELKSVIGADRIALHTGDDDAAVRVLRERFDLEATTADGGVQVQVSDGARFVPVLCSGLDVPIFEVTVTRPSLDEVFLHYTGRAIRDVPGVPAP, from the coding sequence GTGCGACGACTCCGGCGAGGCGACGACCACCACCGCCCCGAGGACGCACCCGCGATCGTGGCCCGCGACGTGCACAAGTCCTACCGCGGGACGCACGCGGTGCGCGGCGTCGACATCACCGTGGCCCGCGGCGAGACGTTCGGCTTCCTCGGGCCGAACGGCGCGGGCAAGTCCACCACGATCGCGATGATGTGCACCTTGGCGCTGCCCGATGCGGGGCGCATCGAGATCGCCGGGTACGACGTGGTGCGCGACGCGCACCAGGTGCGGCGCAGGCTCGGCCTGGTGTTCCAGGAATCGACGCTCGATCCGGACCTGACCACCGCGGAGAACCTGGGTTTCCACGCCGACCTGTACGCGATGCCCCGGGCGCTGGTCGCCGAGCGCGTCGACTCGATGCTCGACCTGGTCGGGTTGCGGGAGCGGCGCGCGGACCGGGTCGCGACGTTCTCCGGCGGGATGCGGCGGCGGCTGGAGATCGCGCGCGGCCTGCTGCACCGGCCGAGCGTGCTGTTCCTCGACGAGCCGACCGTGGGCCTCGATCCGCAGACCCGCGCGGAGATCTGGACCTACCTGCACCGGATCGCCGAGCAGGAGGAGACCACGGTCTTCCTCACCACGCACTACCTCGACGAGGCGGAGCGGTGCGACCGGATCGCGATCATCGACGCGGGCCGGATCGTCGCGCAGGGCACCCCGGCGGAGCTCAAGTCGGTGATCGGCGCGGACCGCATCGCGCTGCACACCGGCGACGACGACGCGGCCGTGCGGGTGCTGCGCGAGCGCTTCGACCTGGAGGCCACCACCGCGGACGGCGGCGTGCAGGTGCAGGTGTCCGACGGAGCGCGGTTCGTGCCGGTGCTCTGCTCCGGCCTGGACGTGCCGATCTTCGAGGTGACGGTGACCCGGCCGAGCCTGGACGAGGTGTTCCTGCACTACACCGGCCGCGCCATCCGGGACGTCCCCGGCGTGCCCGCCCCCTGA
- a CDS encoding Nif11-like leader peptide family natural product precursor, which yields MTVEACKSFLRATRQQPELGQQLKAVTGMEEMIALGGRHGFDFTAQELAAGSAELGAETTPEPAADEPAPPRGTAFYHHEYDLADVPELAPLIDELPLLKVRPPVDLAAFRARFRADDLESTSKSPSDPEFQEWNRRMMAAHWQDPAGGGARRDFHLVNLDEHVEHPGYPAYFAAKTRAIRLLEGVFGDEIRLSGSMWYPPNSYRLWHTNENQPGWRMYVVDLDDDFPEGGGTSFFRYQNPGTGEIVTLPERRRIVRFFKAEQDPARLFWHCIVNPTERHRWSFGFVVPEDWQDHLGSLRAA from the coding sequence ATGACCGTCGAAGCCTGCAAGAGCTTCCTGCGCGCGACCAGGCAGCAGCCGGAACTCGGCCAGCAGCTCAAGGCCGTCACCGGGATGGAGGAGATGATCGCGCTCGGCGGCAGGCACGGGTTCGACTTCACCGCCCAGGAACTGGCCGCGGGATCCGCCGAGCTCGGCGCGGAGACCACGCCCGAACCGGCCGCCGACGAACCGGCGCCGCCACGGGGAACGGCCTTCTACCACCACGAGTACGACCTGGCGGACGTGCCGGAGCTGGCGCCGCTGATCGACGAGCTGCCGCTGCTGAAGGTCCGTCCCCCGGTGGACCTGGCGGCGTTCCGCGCCCGGTTCCGCGCCGACGACCTGGAATCGACCTCGAAGTCCCCGTCCGATCCCGAGTTCCAGGAGTGGAACCGCCGGATGATGGCCGCGCACTGGCAGGACCCGGCCGGCGGTGGCGCGCGGCGGGACTTCCACCTGGTGAACCTGGACGAGCACGTCGAGCACCCCGGCTACCCCGCGTACTTCGCCGCCAAGACGCGGGCGATCCGGTTGCTGGAAGGCGTGTTCGGCGACGAGATCCGGTTGTCCGGCTCGATGTGGTACCCGCCGAACAGCTACCGGCTGTGGCACACCAACGAGAACCAGCCGGGCTGGCGGATGTACGTGGTGGACCTCGACGACGACTTCCCCGAAGGCGGCGGCACCTCCTTCTTCCGCTACCAGAACCCGGGCACCGGCGAGATCGTGACGCTGCCGGAGCGCCGGAGGATCGTGCGGTTCTTCAAGGCCGAGCAGGACCCGGCGAGGTTGTTCTGGCACTGCATCGTGAACCCGACCGAACGGCACCGCTGGAGCTTCGGCTTCGTGGTGCCGGAGGACTGGCAGGACCACCTGGGCAGCCTGCGCGCCGCGTGA
- a CDS encoding type 2 lanthipeptide synthetase LanM family protein: protein MQTDRALDLAARASNLDERLHVVTALRDSGRPLAAAPPDAVERWRLDRVAGRLAGKFAQEAENRARPARHTAEELAAVLTAYRAVELDPAGPGLPELLEELHAAWLPTYRDAVLGWDPAHSDPRATWRETDVYYGELATACEPFLVELGRRLEKVRAELPESIGPDLVDDLQRHLHGRFALALAWVVEAEANLHRARRGIDRERAGEDDYLAYLDATFADSAAYHEFFLEYPVLGRWLAHLTGLIAGYGADLLRNLAADAARLGPELFGRSIVAFRSLRLGTGDYHAGGRSVAVVTAELDDGGTGTFYCKPRCLRSEAGVQAVLDRLRERGVVEFASRPVLVRDGYGYEAAIPTGRNETGTAEAAAHVYRELGGHLALFYVLGGSDLHFENIIVADGHVHVCDGETVFDASPLGRGGSGTVQDSVFKTGLLEWPRAGTADGPEQMRLSGCSGGESYEIPMPVPQIVGGRLGFGAAVRNRSGVRVELDATNRVFLHGELVHPQDHLESIVDGFDRVHEWLERNADEAVALVSEAFRGASARFLNWSTQIYAQLIASARHPKCLADPLEVDLLLNTVRTFPREWDRDAVLSARETASMWRLDVPVFTVEVGDDHLVHDRAERLPTALDGSPLERAAERIRSLTAKNRAQQARYIAASLSSDEISSPAFVATALDYAVRAGERLCSMELEPPAPAPWKSFGRVDGVLESVDIDADLYTGTAGVALFLAYLDDVVPRPEFRRAARRALRHVLDTPPQRTGAFADVGGRLYLLTHLHRLWGEQELVDEAVRACDGLAELIDADTHLDLLHGAAGMIPVLLALEPLLGDQALDLAHRCADHLLRRARDRDGAVSWPSNTPEHARDDMTGFAHGAAGIGWALVLLGTRTGRDECVAAGRSAFAYEARHFDLDEQDWYDLRYDTGQVAKNGHHYSNAWCNGAAGIGLSRIAAWSLLGADDEELLREARHALGATVRNFSRLKNHTLCHGTSGNSELLLRYALLRDEPAFRLEANVQVREMWRSLDDAEHGLGEQSADFFPGLMMGISGYGMHFLRLAHPERVPSVLMLDPPRP from the coding sequence ATGCAGACCGACCGAGCACTCGATCTGGCCGCCCGCGCGAGCAACCTGGACGAGCGGCTGCACGTCGTCACCGCGCTGCGCGACTCGGGGCGGCCGCTCGCGGCGGCACCGCCCGACGCGGTCGAGCGGTGGCGGCTGGACCGCGTCGCCGGACGGCTCGCCGGGAAGTTCGCGCAGGAGGCCGAGAACCGGGCGCGGCCCGCCCGGCACACCGCCGAGGAGCTCGCCGCGGTGCTCACCGCCTACCGCGCCGTCGAGCTGGACCCGGCCGGCCCCGGCCTGCCGGAGCTGCTGGAGGAGCTGCACGCGGCCTGGTTGCCGACCTACCGCGACGCGGTGCTCGGCTGGGACCCGGCGCATTCCGACCCGCGCGCGACGTGGCGGGAGACCGACGTCTACTACGGCGAGCTGGCCACCGCCTGCGAACCGTTCCTGGTGGAGCTGGGGCGCAGGCTGGAGAAGGTGCGCGCGGAGCTGCCGGAGTCGATCGGGCCGGACCTGGTCGACGACCTCCAGCGCCACCTGCACGGGAGGTTCGCGCTGGCGCTGGCCTGGGTGGTGGAGGCCGAGGCGAACCTGCACCGGGCGCGGCGCGGGATCGACCGGGAGCGGGCGGGCGAGGACGACTACCTCGCCTACCTGGACGCGACGTTCGCCGATTCCGCCGCCTACCACGAGTTCTTCCTGGAGTACCCGGTGCTGGGGCGCTGGCTGGCCCACCTGACCGGGCTGATCGCCGGCTACGGCGCGGACCTGCTGCGCAACCTGGCGGCCGACGCGGCGCGGCTCGGGCCGGAGCTGTTCGGCCGGTCGATCGTCGCGTTCCGCTCGCTGCGGCTCGGCACCGGCGACTACCACGCGGGCGGGCGCAGCGTCGCGGTGGTGACCGCCGAGCTCGACGACGGCGGGACCGGGACGTTCTACTGCAAGCCGCGCTGCCTGCGTTCCGAGGCGGGGGTGCAGGCCGTGCTGGACCGGTTGCGCGAGCGGGGTGTCGTGGAGTTCGCCTCCCGGCCCGTGCTGGTGCGCGACGGCTACGGCTACGAGGCCGCGATCCCGACCGGGCGCAACGAGACCGGCACCGCCGAAGCGGCCGCGCACGTGTACCGGGAGCTCGGCGGCCACCTGGCCCTGTTCTACGTGCTCGGCGGCAGCGACCTGCACTTCGAGAACATCATCGTCGCCGACGGCCACGTCCACGTGTGCGACGGGGAGACGGTGTTCGACGCGTCGCCGCTGGGCCGCGGCGGCAGTGGAACGGTGCAGGACTCGGTGTTCAAGACGGGCCTGCTGGAGTGGCCGCGCGCCGGAACCGCGGACGGCCCGGAGCAGATGCGGCTGAGCGGGTGCAGCGGCGGCGAGAGCTACGAGATCCCGATGCCGGTGCCGCAGATCGTCGGCGGGCGCCTCGGCTTCGGCGCTGCGGTGCGGAACCGGTCGGGCGTGCGGGTGGAGCTCGACGCCACCAACCGGGTCTTCCTGCACGGGGAGCTCGTCCACCCGCAGGACCACCTGGAGTCCATCGTGGACGGTTTCGACCGGGTGCACGAGTGGCTGGAGCGCAACGCCGACGAGGCGGTCGCCCTGGTCTCGGAGGCGTTCCGCGGCGCCTCCGCCCGGTTCCTGAACTGGAGCACCCAGATCTACGCGCAGCTGATCGCGTCCGCGCGGCACCCGAAGTGCCTGGCCGACCCGCTGGAGGTCGACCTGCTGCTGAACACGGTGCGCACCTTCCCCCGCGAATGGGACCGCGACGCCGTGCTCTCGGCGCGGGAGACGGCGTCGATGTGGCGGCTGGACGTGCCGGTCTTCACCGTCGAGGTGGGCGACGACCACCTCGTGCACGACCGCGCGGAACGGCTGCCGACCGCGCTGGACGGTTCCCCGCTGGAGCGCGCCGCGGAGCGGATCCGCTCGCTCACCGCGAAGAACCGCGCGCAGCAGGCCCGCTACATCGCCGCCAGCCTGTCGAGCGACGAGATCAGCAGCCCCGCGTTCGTGGCCACCGCGCTGGACTACGCGGTGCGGGCCGGCGAGCGGTTGTGCTCGATGGAGCTGGAACCGCCGGCTCCGGCGCCGTGGAAGTCGTTCGGTCGGGTCGACGGCGTGCTGGAGTCCGTCGACATCGACGCGGACCTCTACACCGGCACCGCGGGGGTGGCGCTGTTCCTCGCCTACCTGGACGACGTGGTGCCGCGCCCCGAGTTCCGGCGGGCCGCGCGGCGCGCGCTGCGGCACGTCCTCGACACCCCGCCGCAGCGCACCGGAGCGTTCGCCGACGTCGGCGGGCGGCTGTACCTGCTCACCCACCTGCACCGGTTGTGGGGCGAGCAGGAACTGGTGGACGAGGCCGTGCGGGCGTGCGACGGCCTGGCCGAGCTCATCGACGCCGACACCCACCTGGACCTGCTGCACGGGGCCGCCGGGATGATCCCGGTGCTGCTGGCGCTGGAGCCGCTGCTCGGGGATCAGGCGCTGGACCTGGCGCACCGCTGCGCGGACCACCTGCTGCGGCGCGCCCGCGATCGGGACGGCGCGGTGAGCTGGCCGTCCAACACCCCGGAACACGCCCGGGACGACATGACCGGGTTCGCGCACGGCGCCGCCGGGATCGGCTGGGCGCTGGTCCTGCTGGGCACCCGCACCGGCCGGGACGAGTGCGTCGCGGCGGGCAGGAGCGCCTTCGCCTACGAGGCGCGGCACTTCGACCTCGACGAGCAGGACTGGTACGACCTGCGCTACGACACGGGTCAGGTCGCGAAGAACGGCCACCACTACTCCAACGCGTGGTGCAACGGGGCCGCCGGGATCGGGTTGAGCCGCATCGCCGCCTGGTCGTTGCTGGGCGCGGACGACGAGGAGCTGCTGCGGGAGGCGCGGCACGCGCTGGGGGCGACCGTGCGCAACTTCTCCCGGCTGAAGAACCACACGCTGTGCCACGGCACCTCCGGCAACTCGGAGCTGCTGCTGCGCTACGCGCTGCTGCGCGACGAACCCGCGTTCCGGCTGGAGGCGAACGTGCAGGTGCGCGAGATGTGGCGCTCGCTGGACGACGCCGAGCACGGCCTCGGCGAGCAGAGCGCCGACTTCTTCCCCGGGCTGATGATGGGGATCTCCGGCTACGGCATGCACTTCCTGCGGCTCGCGCACCCGGAACGGGTGCCCTCGGTGCTGATGCTCGACCCGCCGCGACCGTGA
- a CDS encoding cinnamycin family lantibiotic produces the protein MSDTILRQAVIDAEFRSALIADPAAFGVEPAELPDAVEAVDQESLDFWTKGIAANEVVACASTCSAGPFTFACDGSTK, from the coding sequence ATGTCCGACACCATTCTTCGCCAAGCCGTCATCGACGCCGAGTTCCGCTCCGCGCTCATCGCGGACCCCGCCGCCTTCGGCGTGGAGCCTGCCGAGCTGCCCGACGCGGTCGAGGCCGTCGACCAGGAGTCCCTGGACTTCTGGACCAAGGGGATCGCGGCCAACGAGGTCGTCGCCTGCGCCAGCACCTGCAGCGCCGGCCCGTTCACGTTCGCGTGCGACGGCTCGACCAAGTGA
- a CDS encoding DurN family substrate-assisted peptide maturase yields MQHSDVPVIYPDVDVIRRIQELVVLCSLLPPDGKLREVLQLALALNEEPTLARLTPVTDLHPFATHKWLEQLWSPEGLPEQEKEVVAWQNENDNMGRALVELKNAEAQLGFALVAQLPAEKSE; encoded by the coding sequence ATGCAGCACTCGGATGTTCCGGTCATCTACCCGGACGTGGACGTGATCCGGCGAATCCAGGAACTCGTGGTCCTGTGCTCGCTGCTGCCGCCGGACGGCAAGCTGCGCGAGGTGCTGCAGCTCGCCCTCGCGCTGAACGAGGAGCCCACCTTGGCCCGGCTCACGCCGGTCACCGACCTGCACCCCTTCGCGACCCACAAGTGGCTGGAGCAGCTGTGGTCGCCGGAGGGACTACCGGAGCAGGAGAAGGAGGTCGTCGCCTGGCAGAACGAGAACGACAACATGGGCCGAGCGCTCGTGGAGTTGAAGAACGCGGAGGCGCAGCTGGGTTTCGCCCTCGTGGCGCAGCTGCCCGCCGAGAAGTCCGAATGA
- a CDS encoding response regulator transcription factor, with protein MIRTLIVDDDTLVRLALADILADAPGITVVGQAGDGLSAVREAAAGQVDVVLMDVRMPELDGIQATERLRALPNPPQVVTLTTFDLDEYVYGSLTAGAAGFLLKDSEPAEIVRAVQVVASGQAMLHPAAARRLVDHYHRGSGPDSAAARAKIERLTPRERDVLGRLATGDGNAEIASALGMRESTVKAHVSRILAALDVGNRVQAALCAWAADQSG; from the coding sequence ATGATCCGCACGCTGATCGTGGACGACGACACGCTGGTCCGCCTGGCGCTCGCCGACATCCTCGCCGACGCACCGGGGATCACCGTGGTCGGGCAGGCCGGGGACGGGCTGAGCGCGGTCCGGGAGGCCGCGGCCGGCCAGGTCGACGTGGTGCTGATGGACGTGCGGATGCCGGAGCTGGACGGCATCCAGGCCACCGAGCGCCTGCGCGCGCTGCCGAACCCGCCGCAGGTCGTCACGCTCACCACCTTCGACCTCGACGAGTACGTGTACGGCTCGCTGACCGCAGGCGCCGCCGGGTTCCTGCTCAAGGACAGCGAACCCGCCGAGATCGTGCGCGCCGTGCAGGTCGTCGCGAGCGGGCAGGCGATGCTGCACCCGGCGGCGGCGCGGCGGCTCGTCGACCACTACCACCGGGGCAGCGGACCGGATTCCGCCGCGGCGCGCGCGAAGATCGAACGCCTCACCCCCCGGGAGCGGGACGTGCTCGGCCGGTTGGCGACGGGCGACGGCAACGCCGAGATCGCGAGCGCGCTCGGCATGCGGGAGAGCACGGTGAAGGCGCACGTGAGCCGCATCCTCGCCGCGCTCGACGTGGGCAACCGGGTGCAGGCCGCCCTCTGCGCCTGGGCGGCCGACCAGTCCGGCTGA